The sequence GATGCCCTACAACACCCCTCCAAATATCCAAGAACCTATGAACTTCGCAAGCAGCAACCCCTTTGGTATTATTCCAGATGCGCTCAGTTTCcagaatttcaaatatgaTCGTCttcagcagcagcaacagcagcagcaacagcagcaacaaaatCGCACTGCGTCATCGTTACAGCAGCcgcaacagcaacaaccAATAAGCCCGCCTTTGTTTTTAGTAGGGGCCGGTACCAGCGAAAACTCAAACCTTAACAAGAATGCCAACACTAGTACTATCCCTCCTTTACTCTTTAGCAGATCGTCTCAGCATTATGTTGTCCCAGATATAGACCACTCCTCCATAATATACAAGAACAACATCTGcaaatctttcaaagatGACTTATTTTTCTGTCCAAGATCTTTACTTTCTCTCGAAGAACAACAAGCATGCGAGAAAATGGATAGGCTGACCGCTGAACAAATGTCATTGTATCATCAGAACACGCAATCCAGTTCTAATCCTGGTTCTATGTCTTCTTCACCTCCAaattctgcttcttctaTATTCAACTCTAGGCCGAAGTTCAATCCTTATACATCTCAAAGTTTTAATCCTTTGGAAAGTGTTCAAGAATGATCGCGATATGGACAAACACgttgttttgatttcttttttgcaTATTCCTCATTTGAACAAATCTTGTGTCCATGTTATGTTACGTTATGTTATATTATGTCAAGCCGTTTCATTTCCTActtatttttaattatcGGTTTCTTCTATTCATGTAGTTCACTATTCAATTAGTATATGTAGATAAAAGGAGAAGGGTTTTATCTGCAAACAGACGCAAGACGTATGTACTAAGCACTAAATACTCATATAACcatattctttcaaaaatacatgccatttttctgtttcatAATAATCCTGGAGGCTACAAGTATGGTGATATAATAAATCTTGAACCTTGTTTTACTGGAACTCCTAAAGTCAAGCCATACATAATGCCAGAAACAGGACCTGCGTAGATAACATATAACATGTACCAGTCATGATTACCCAACGTGCCGTTACAAATGATATATAGACCTACATTTTAGTTAGTTTCGTCGTAAGTTATGGtaataaaggaaaagtcCTCTAATGAATCTATAATATAGGTTCACACAAATAAGAGTGATAATTAAAAGCGTATTCGACACTGAAAGATCTGCTGGGAATACTATACtgatatttccaaaatatccCTTATAAATTGAATCTGGAATAgcacttctttttttaaaaaaccTTGAATTGTTGGTAGCATTTCTATCCTCCCACTATGAGTTACACTGACAACCCTCCTCAAACAAAAAGAGCTTTATCGTTAGACGATCTGGTGAATCacgatgaaaatgaaaaggttaaattacaaaaattaAGTGAGGCGGCTAATGGCAGCAGACCTTTTGCCGAAAATTTAGAATCTGATATAAATCAAACGGAAACGGGCCAAGCTGCTCCGATTGACAATTACAAGGAGAGTACTGGTCATGGCTCGCACTCACAAAAACCTAAATCACGCAAGTCAtctaatgatgatgaagaaaccGATACGGATGACGAAATGGGTGCAAGTGGAGAAATTAATTTTGATTCAGAAATGGACTTTGACTATGATAAACAACATAGAAATTTACTATCCAACGGATCACCTCCTATGAATGATGGTAGTGATGCCAATGCGAAGTTAGAAAAGCCTTCTGATGATTCAATTCATCAGAATAGCAAGAGTGATGAAGAACAGAGAATACCGAAACAAGGTAATGAAGGGAACATTGCCAGCAACTATATAACCCAAGTACCTCTGCAAAAGCAGAAGCAAACTGAGAAGAAGATAGCGGGAAATGCAGTAGGAAGCGTGGtcaagaaggaagaagaagcgAATGCAGCTGTagataatatttttgaagagaaAGCTACTTTacaatcaaaaaagaataatatcaaGAGAGATTTGGAGGTTCTGAATGAAATATCTGCGTCTTCCAAGCCCAGTAAGTACAGGAATGTTCCAATTTGGGCACAAAAATGGAAACCTACTATCAAAGCTCTTCAAAGTATAAATGTGAAAGATCTCAAAATTGACCCATCTTTTTTAAACATTATTCCCGATGATGACTTAACAAAGTCAGTACAGGACTGGGTTTATGCTACAATATACTCAATTGCTCCTGAACTAAGATCCTTCATTGAGTTAGAAATGAAATTTGGTGTTATTATTGATGCGAAAGGCCCAGATCGTGTAAATCCACCAGTTTCTTCACAATGTGTTTTCACTGAGCTTGATGCCCATCTAACGCCTAATATTGATGCATCTTTGTTCAAAGAGTTGAGCAAATATATTCGTGGTATTAGCGAAGTCACTGAAAATACAGGTAAATTCAGTATTATTGAATCCCAGACAAGAGATTCCGTCTATAGAGTCGGACTATCCACGCAAAGACCAAGGTTTTTGAGAATGAGTACAGATATTAAGACTGGGAGGGTAGGACAATTTATAGAGAAAAGACATGTAGCCCAACTACTATTATATTCACCAAAAGATAGTTACGACGTTAAAATCTCCCTAAACTTGGAATTACCTGTACCTGACAACGATCCGccagaaaaatataaatctCAAAGCCCAATTAGTGAAAGGACGAAAGACCGTGTTAGTTACATTCATAATGATTCCTGTACCAGAATTGATATTACAAAAGTCGAAAATCATaaccaaaattcaaaaagtaGACAATCAGAGACCACTCACGAAGTGGAACTAGAAATCAACACGCCTGCACTGTTAAACGCCTTTGATAACATAACGAACGATAGTAAAGAATATGCATCTCTTATTAGAACGTTTCTGAATAATGGTACAATTATTAGAAGAAAGTTATCGTCTTTATCatatgaaatttttgaaggttCAAAGAAAGTCATGTAATATTTGAatcatttcaaaaaaaaataagcaaaTGCCCTTGAGcgagaaattttttttgtttactCAAATGCTGTTATGAAAGCTTatgtaataataataataatgataataataacataaaaataattacTCTAACATTTCTTATTATCTCTATATATCCCTAATAAATAGGCCATTCTTATAATAACCAAGTCTTTCGCCATTTTGATACTATCAATAGCTAAAGCCATCTTAGAGCCATCAACCTCATGCCAGGAAATTGGTATCTCCTCAATTTGGATTCTTTTTCTGATGGCTAagatcaaaatttcaaCGTCAAAGATCCAACCCTCTGTATGCAAATAcggaaaaattttcaatatagCGGCTCTGTTGAACAATTTGAATCCACATTGTGTGTCTTTGATAGACCTGATGccgaagatgaaaactaAGGTATGGAAACCGTACATCAAGCAGTTTCTTATCATTGATCTCTTTATGACGGCTTCGGTATTTACCATATGTGCTCTGGAACCAATTGCTACTGCTGGTTTAGTCGTTTTTAGATCTGTACTAGACGTTTCAATTTTGCTAATAGCATCTATTAGTTTTTCTACATCACTGAACTTACTAGCACCATCAGCATCGGCAAAAAGACCATACTTACCTCTAATATGTAAAAAACCTTGTCTCACTGCGCCACCTTTGCCTCTGTTTTGAGAAAACTTGATGATTCTGAATTGTTCGTAGTTCAATTTGAACTGTTCTTTACAAATTTTCAAACAGTATTGTGTGGTATTATCTGTGGAACCATCATCCACTATGACAATCTCCCATCTGGAAccatatttttcctttaaaaaGCTGATTGCGTCTGTCAACATTAGTAAAATTCTACCTGTCTCATTATAGCTTGGGATAACAAcagataaaaatatttcttcgTCATCTTGGTGTTCATTCAAGTTAGGTAAGGCACGACTAACTTCATGacctttttcatcaatagCTATGTATTTGAGCTCCTCTGGATATGGCGGCCTTGGTGTATGCGAAAATAAATAGACCAATAAATACAGTGAAAGCACCAAGGCTACTAAGAGCGTAAAAAAGACAGTGTTTCTGTTCTCAATCAGGAATCTCAACGCTCTCATTTTTGTTGTGCTTTGTGTAATTTTTGGCTGCCTCTCTGTTTTTGTCCCTTTCTTACGTTATCAAAAGCACCTAATCTATCCTTACAGCATCCAATTAGATACCACTACCTTTCCACAGTGACTATGGTCCTTTGTGCCACTTTAATTGCGATAAAGCCTTGAAAATTGGCacgttttcttcttgtttacactttttttcgaaTACGCCAAATTTCGCTTTctcatgaaaaaaatggcataCACTGCTTCGAAAGATACAACAGAGCCATGTGcattaatatatataaattaaAAGGTACTGAAGTGATAACGGTGAAAATAGGATAACTATGTACACTTGACTTTGGACTTGTTAGTTGTGACTAGTATAGAAGTTACAAGATCAAATGGAATAAACCCAAACACCAcatctaatttttcaatggaaaaagaaaagtttcaaggtggaaaaaaaattttcagcaGCATCGCAATAaatgttaaaaaataataatatattgcAACCTATTTAAGATAATACATATGCGTCGATCTATAGTGCATAATTTATATCTTGTAAACTGTAAATACAACGACAATCAGTGCTAATTCAACTCAGGATGCCTCCAAAGAAGTTTAAGGATCTAAACTCTTTCCTTGACGACCAACCAAAGGACCCAAATCTAGTCGCTTCTCCCTTCGGTGGTTATTTTAAAAACCCTGCTGCTGATGCCGGTAGTAATAACGcttccaaaaaaagtagCTACCAACAACAGCGTAATTGGAAACAGGGGGGCAACTACCAACAAGGTGGTTACCAATCGTATAACAGTAATTACAACAATTACAACAACTACAACAACTACAACAATTATAACAACTACAATAACTATAATAAATACAATGGCCAGGGCTATCAAAAATCTACTTACAAACAATCGGCTGTGACGCCCAACCAAAGTGGAACTCCAACTCCATCTGCTTCTACTACATCTTTGACCTCTTTGAATGAAAAGCTGTCGAACTTAGAGTTAACACCCATCTCTCAATTTTTGTCAAAGATACCTGAATGTCAAAGTATCACTGATTgcaaaaatcaaatcaAACTAAtcattgaagaatttgGCAAAGAAGGTAACAGTACGGGTgagaaaattgaagagtGGAAAATCGTCGATGTTCTATCTAAATTCATCAAACCTAAGAATCCATCATTAGTTAGAGAATCTGCCATGCTAATAATTTCCAACATTGCTCAATTTTTCAGTGGAAAGCCACCACAGGAAGCATACTTGCTACCATTCTTCAATGTCGCACTTGACTGTATTTCAGATAAAGAGAATACAGTCAAACGTGCCGCGCAACATGCCATTGATTCTTTGTTGAATTGCTTTCCAATGGAGGCTTTAACCTGTTTTGTACTGCCTACGATTTTGGATTACTTATCATCTGGTGCCAAATGGCAAGCTAAAATGGCCGCTCTAAGCGTTGTAGATAGAATAAGAGAAGATTCGGCGAACGATTTATTGGAACTTACTTTCAAAGATGCAGTTCCAGTTTTAACCGATGTAGCAACTGATTTCAAACCTGAATTGGCCAAACAAGGTTACAAAACTTTATTGGACTACGTTTCTATTTTGGATAACTTAGATTTGTCTCCTCGTTATAAATTGATCGTGGACACCCTGCAAGATCCATCTAAGGTTCCTGAATCTGTAAAATCGTTATCCAGTGTTACATTTGTCGCTGAAGTTACGGAACCTTCACTATCTTTGTTAGTTCCTATTCTAAACAGATCTTTAAACCTATCGTCATCATCTCAAGAGCAATTAAGACAAACCGTTATTGTCGTGGAGAATTTGACAAGATTGGTGAATAATCgtaatgaaattgaaagctTCATCCCTCTACTACTACCCGGTATCCAAAAGGTTGTTGATACTGCGTCCTTACCTGAAGTTCGTGAATTGGCTGAAAAGGCCCTTAACGTTctaaaagaagatgacgaagCTGATAAGGAAAACAAATTCTCAGGCAGACTGACTTTAGAAGAAGGTAGGGATTTCTTACTTGATCACCTCAAGGACATTAAAGCTGATGATTCCTGTTTTGTCAAGCCTTACATGAATGACGAAACTGTTATCAAGTATATGAGCAAGATTTTGACCGTGGATTCTAATGTGAACGACTGGAAAAGActtgaagattttttgaCCGCCGTTTTTGGTGGTTCAGATTCACAAAGAGAATTTGTCAAACAAGACTTTATCCATAACTTGAGAGCTTTATTCTaccaa is a genomic window of Saccharomyces cerevisiae S288C chromosome XVI, complete sequence containing:
- a CDS encoding uncharacterized protein (hypothetical protein; green fluorescent protein (GFP)-fusion protein localizes to the cytoplasm; not an essential gene; YPL229W has a paralog, YMR181C, that arose from the whole genome duplication); the protein is MMPYNTPPNIQEPMNFASSNPFGIIPDALSFQNFKYDRLQQQQQQQQQQQQNRTASSLQQPQQQQPISPPLFLVGAGTSENSNLNKNANTSTIPPLLFSRSSQHYVVPDIDHSSIIYKNNICKSFKDDLFFCPRSLLSLEEQQACEKMDRLTAEQMSLYHQNTQSSSNPGSMSSSPPNSASSIFNSRPKFNPYTSQSFNPLESVQE
- the CET1 gene encoding polynucleotide 5'-phosphatase (RNA 5'-triphosphatase involved in mRNA 5' capping; subunit of mRNA capping enzyme, which is a heterotetramer composed of a Cet1p homodimer and two molecules of guanylyltransferase Ceg1p; Cet1p also has a role in regulation of RNAPII pausing at promoter-proximal sites; interaction between Cet1p and Ceg1p is required for Ceg1p nuclear import; mammalian enzyme is single bifunctional polypeptide; human homolog RNGTT can complement yeast cet1 null mutant), which gives rise to MSYTDNPPQTKRALSLDDLVNHDENEKVKLQKLSEAANGSRPFAENLESDINQTETGQAAPIDNYKESTGHGSHSQKPKSRKSSNDDEETDTDDEMGASGEINFDSEMDFDYDKQHRNLLSNGSPPMNDGSDANAKLEKPSDDSIHQNSKSDEEQRIPKQGNEGNIASNYITQVPLQKQKQTEKKIAGNAVGSVVKKEEEANAAVDNIFEEKATLQSKKNNIKRDLEVLNEISASSKPSKYRNVPIWAQKWKPTIKALQSINVKDLKIDPSFLNIIPDDDLTKSVQDWVYATIYSIAPELRSFIELEMKFGVIIDAKGPDRVNPPVSSQCVFTELDAHLTPNIDASLFKELSKYIRGISEVTENTGKFSIIESQTRDSVYRVGLSTQRPRFLRMSTDIKTGRVGQFIEKRHVAQLLLYSPKDSYDVKISLNLELPVPDNDPPEKYKSQSPISERTKDRVSYIHNDSCTRIDITKVENHNQNSKSRQSETTHEVELEINTPALLNAFDNITNDSKEYASLIRTFLNNGTIIRRKLSSLSYEIFEGSKKVM
- the ALG5 gene encoding dolichyl-phosphate beta-glucosyltransferase (UDP-glucose:dolichyl-phosphate glucosyltransferase; involved in asparagine-linked glycosylation in the endoplasmic reticulum; human ortholog ALG5 can partially complement yeast alg5 mutant), with amino-acid sequence MRALRFLIENRNTVFFTLLVALVLSLYLLVYLFSHTPRPPYPEELKYIAIDEKGHEVSRALPNLNEHQDDEEIFLSVVIPSYNETGRILLMLTDAISFLKEKYGSRWEIVIVDDGSTDNTTQYCLKICKEQFKLNYEQFRIIKFSQNRGKGGAVRQGFLHIRGKYGLFADADGASKFSDVEKLIDAISKIETSSTDLKTTKPAVAIGSRAHMVNTEAVIKRSMIRNCLMYGFHTLVFIFGIRSIKDTQCGFKLFNRAAILKIFPYLHTEGWIFDVEILILAIRKRIQIEEIPISWHEVDGSKMALAIDSIKMAKDLVIIRMAYLLGIYRDNKKC